A genomic region of Cannabis sativa cultivar Pink pepper isolate KNU-18-1 chromosome 1, ASM2916894v1, whole genome shotgun sequence contains the following coding sequences:
- the LOC115705202 gene encoding uncharacterized protein LOC115705202 isoform X1, with protein MGKSLPSTTRLQEFTRVISSDKLQKSKRAKPISQIRVSSPGTVKSDSFRVDSDQQKSRRMESSEGQSRSGQTQTQPLSLVVADCVKRWFQDTLKEAKTGDTAMQVLVGQMYFNGYGVAKDPQKGRSWIGRASKTRSSVWKVGDKHPGILYLSTQVFVSLVESLLWFCIL; from the exons ATGGGAAAGTCACTTCCATCTACGACCAGACTCCAAGAATTCACGAGAGTAATCTCATCAGACAAGCTCCAAAAGTCAAAGCGTGCAAAACCCATATCTCAAATCCGAGTTTCTTCGCCCGGAACAGTCAAATCGGACAGTTTCCGAGTTGACTCGGATCAGCAAAAGTCAAGGAGGATGGAGAGCTCCGAGGGTCAGAGCCGTAGTGGCCAGACTCAGACTCAGCCGCTGTCTCTGGTGGTGGCCGATTGTGTTAAGCGATGGTTTCAGGACACGCTCAAGGAAGCCAAGACTGGTGATACCGCTATGCAGGTCTTGGTGGGCCAAATGTATTTCAACGGCTATGGTGTTGCTAAAGATCCTCAAAAG GGACGTTCTTGGATCGGTAGAGCATCAAAAACTCGATCTTCTGTTTGGAAAGTAGGTGATAAACACCCAGGTATTCTCTATCTCAGCACCCAAGTCTTTGTTTCTTTGGTTGAATCACTGTTATGGTTTTGCATATTATAA
- the LOC115705202 gene encoding uncharacterized protein LOC115705202 isoform X2, translating into MGKSLPSTTRLQEFTRVISSDKLQKSKRAKPISQIRVSSPGTVKSDSFRVDSDQQKSRRMESSEGQSRSGQTQTQPLSLVVADCVKRWFQDTLKEAKTGDTAMQVLVGQMYFNGYGVAKDPQKGRSWIGRASKTRSSVWKVGDKHPGYNASDSDSDDPNDDSKNVK; encoded by the exons ATGGGAAAGTCACTTCCATCTACGACCAGACTCCAAGAATTCACGAGAGTAATCTCATCAGACAAGCTCCAAAAGTCAAAGCGTGCAAAACCCATATCTCAAATCCGAGTTTCTTCGCCCGGAACAGTCAAATCGGACAGTTTCCGAGTTGACTCGGATCAGCAAAAGTCAAGGAGGATGGAGAGCTCCGAGGGTCAGAGCCGTAGTGGCCAGACTCAGACTCAGCCGCTGTCTCTGGTGGTGGCCGATTGTGTTAAGCGATGGTTTCAGGACACGCTCAAGGAAGCCAAGACTGGTGATACCGCTATGCAGGTCTTGGTGGGCCAAATGTATTTCAACGGCTATGGTGTTGCTAAAGATCCTCAAAAG GGACGTTCTTGGATCGGTAGAGCATCAAAAACTCGATCTTCTGTTTGGAAAGTAGGTGATAAACACCCAG GCTACAATGCAAGTGATTCAGATTCTGATGATCCGAACGATGATTCTAAAAATGTCAAATAG
- the LOC115705201 gene encoding staphylococcal-like nuclease CAN1, translated as MGNVLRLLYGHCCKPATTTTGSHGVSALTHDIFQFETTSEVPDGLSKHVVSSKKAQANWYGKLSEAWRGANPPPKTAEEATRLVVQTLKRHQKKDVEGLLAFYGLPLPHTLVEVPAGVPTSTPAGVKFELQSLPIDAKSIADGDTVTVYVSTADPRESSCLPRDVQKAADERSKARAVKNYTKADALHKQIVDAGYRVISLQNNEEVLAKKYRIRLRGIDAPESKMPYGKEAKEEIAKLVQGKCLRVLVYDQDRYGRCVGDIYSNGVFVQETLLKKGFAWHYSAYDQRQELAKWENEARAKRVGLWASSNPEKPWDWRKDRREGR; from the exons ATGGGTAACGTTTTAAGATTATTGTACGGACATTGTTGTAAGCCGGCCACCACTACTACAGGATCCCACGGCGTCTCCGCCCTTACCCATGATATCTTCCAATTCGAGACCACTTCTGAG GTCCCAGATGGACTGAGTAAGCATGTTGTGTCGTCCAAGAAGGCTCAAGCTAATTG gtATGGAAAACTATCCGAGGCATGGAGAGGAGCCAACCCACCTCCAAAGACAGCTGAAGAAGCAACTAGGCTTGTCGTCCAAACCTTGAAAAGACACCAAAAGAAAGATGTTgag GGTTTATTGGCTTTCTATGGTTTGCCTCTTCCTCATACTCTTGTTGAAGTTCCTGCTGGGGTCCCAACTTCAACACCTGCTGGAGTAAAGTTCGAATTGCAATCACTACCG ATCGATGCGAAGTCAATTGCGGATGGAGATACAGTGACGGTTTATGTTAGCACAGCAGACCCCAGAGAATCATCATGTCTTCCAAGAGACGTACAAAAGGCTGCTGATGAAAGATCCAAAGCGCGTGCCGTTAAGAACTATACGAAGGCAGATGCACTTCACAAGCAAATAGTTGATGCTGGATACAG GGTGATCAGTCTTCAGAATAATGAGGAAGTTCTAGCCAAAAAGTATAGAATTCGACTGAG GGGAATAGATGCACCAGAAAGTAAAATGCCATATGGTAAAGAAGCCAAGGAAGAGATAGCTAAGCTTGTCCAAGGAAAGTGTCTAAGAGTCCTTGTCTATGATCAAGATCGTTATGGCCGTTGTGTTGGTGATATTTATTCCAATGGAGTATTTGTACAG GAAACGTTGCTCAAGAAAGGGTTTGCTTGGCATTACTCTGCCTACGACCAACGCCAAGAACTTGCAAAA TGGGAAAATGAAGCTCGTGCAAAGAGAGTGGGTTTGTGGGCTTCCTCAAACCCTGAGAAGCCATGGGATTGGAGAAAGGACAGACGAGAAGGAAGATAG